CCTTTTCAGTATGAGAAACTTAATGGTGAGGAATGTTGAATCTTGATCATTTCTACTCCAAACATTCAGCCATCAAGTATATGTAATTCATAAAGTTCTATAGTTTTACTTTCCTGAGAATCTGGTGATCTTGTCTCCCCAACTGATTTGCTTGTTTCAGGCCTTTAAAGGATTTCCCAATGGCCTCAGCAGCAAATTCAGTTCTGAACATTTGAGCAGCTGCATTTTGATTTTCTCATTCTCTTTTGCTGTCTTTTTAAGTTAGCACAGTCATCCAATAATACCTGGAGGATGACTTTCTTGGACTTTTATTAAATCTTTGCACCTCCACTTATGAAAAGTTGCACTTCTTTGTCTTGTCTCAGTAGAAGTGCTGTGGTCAGCCAACTTTACATGAAAGATTTCTGCATTTGCACCATTCAAATAAGAAAAAGCTATCAGCATTTATGCTCATGCTTTCAATCTAAATCAACCAATTAATCAAAGTTGTTCAATTTCAAACTATTGGAGTTGGTCAATATGTGGGACGCCAACGTAAAAACTTACCTGCACCTGTTGCCAAGGAAATATGCTATAATATATTAAACACGCTCGACTCACACAAAAAAGAATCTCAATCCACAATCTGGTGTCACTCTTACTAATTCTTTATGTCCATTCTATTTTATTTCAATCAATTTAGTTCCTATACTAACTGtttatgagcccgtttggattggcttataagttaattataagctgttttcagcttttttgagtgttcaACTGGccattttaaaactattttgtcttaaaataaacccaaaaaattaattaatcccGTTTgacttaacttatctaaagcaacttataagctacttcttttaagcccatccaaacaggctctatatCCTATATAAACAAATTAGGAGTTGTCGATTCTTCCAAAGTAAAGGAACAAACTGAAACAACGTAAAACTCAGTTGACCAAATACTTTTTCACACGACTAGTAGATTATTTAGAAGTCCAAATAacagatttatgattttgaaagagTAGGATATATGTAAAATATGAAATTCTAAATTCTCTGAGACAAAGTTACAACAGTCCGTGTAACAATTATTCTCAAGACACACAACCAAGATTATTCTCCAGCAGATGTAAAACTCACACATATATTTACAAGACAAGAAACAGTTACCACATTTTTCACTACTAAAAACACCTTGTAAGTCTCATTGCTTTATCATCTATCCAGCAATCTCAATGCTGTCCTTTCTTTTGCACAGTGACCAAATCCAAAGTAGAGCCATATGTTTTATGCAGAGCTTTAGCAGACCAGCCTTGTCCATCATCAACTGTAGGCATCCTAACTTCCATGAAAGGGGTGGGTGAATGCTTCTCCCCGGGCATCATTACACCAGCAAACACTCTCAGGACATTAGAAGCATCAATGTCCATGCACACATTAATCTGTGGAACACCTTTTGGTAATGGAGGTATTCCTCTGATCTTAAAATAGCCTAACAGATAGTTCTCTTCCTCGGTTTTCTCGTCGCCTTCATAAACTAGGATCAATGCTTCGGTTTGGTTGTCGTGGACAGTAGTGAAAATCTGTTCTTTCCTTACTggtgttgtggtgtgttgatgaATAATTGGTATAAAGTTGCTTCCATCAGCTTGAATGCCAATGCTTAAAGGAGTTGCTTGGATGGTTAACAAGTCCAAATTCCCAAACGGATCACTAATTCCTGAAGCTACTGCTCCTTCCAATGCTGCACCACGTACAGCTGCCTCCATCGGGTTCATTCCAGAATAGAACTCTTCTCTTTTGCACATACTCATTACAATGTTACGAacctttggaatgtaagaacaCCCACCAACAATTATGACATCGTGCATGTCTTCCGCTTCTAGTTTAGCAGCTTGCAAGCAACGTTTTATCAAAGCCTCACATTTCTCGAATACTTCTTTGTTGACCTCTTCAAACTCCGCCCGTTGGAGAACCTCAGATATTTTTGTTCTGTTTCCCAAGTCGACATCAACTGGGACACTTGTATCGGATGAGAGTTTGTGGATGGCGTCCTGGGTGGCAACACGAAGCAACCCCATTCTCTTTATATCTTCGATTCCATGGCTTGAGAATAAATCATCCATGTTTGGTAAGAGATGATGCATCAGATTTTGAAGTAGGTCCTCACCTCCAACCGTGCTGCCAGCTAAGGCCTTGATCTGCGAAACACCACCTGCTGTAGCTGTTATAGCTACATCACAATAACCAGCACCCATATTGAATATAAGGGCTATCTTTTCACTCCCGCTACCCATATTTTCATGTGCAGACTGTTGTTGCTGCTGAGCATATAACAGAGCAACTGCAGTTGGTTCAGGCATCAATCTTAGAACATGAAGCCCGGCCATGGCACAGGCTCGTTCTATTCGGGTCAACTGGAATCGGCTAAATGACACCGGGATTGTCAAAACCACATTCCTAACAGGACGTCTTAGTTTAGCTTCAGCCATAGCTCTTAGTTCAATTAGAAAGATAGCAAGAACTTCTTCAGGAGTAGTGGACCTCCACATATTGTTCACTAGGGCAGCAATAAATGGCCTAACACCGATATCTAAAGTTTCAACCAAAAAGGGGAGGCTTTTGCTGGCGTGAACCACAGGATCTGTATCGACTCTACCAATCAGACGTTTCATGTTGAAGATTGCAGCTCCAGATAACATGTCATATTCGTGAGCCAGTTCATCGCTAACACCACCAGCAGGGACCTCATCTTTGAAGGTAACATATGATCTCATCAATTTCCGATTTCTCGTGTTTCTGATGAGCTCCACCTGAGATCCATTCCAAACTGCCACACTACATTGAGATGTACCAATGTCAATTCCAATTGCTATCTCAGGGAAAGCAGGTGAAGTTTTTTCCTCCCCGGTTGTTTCACTGTCGGACACCACAGTGTATGCTTGTTCAGCCATGAATACTGATTAAAGAACTCCTGCATTAAAAGTATATACTTATTTGCTGTTTCAATTGATTGAAAAGAAACATCACATTCCATCCACTCCATATCCTTTATAGAAGATAATCACATATCTATCATGTTAGTGAGAGATCCCTGAAAGCATCTGTCCCTCACACATAAACAGACACaaaaaaagcaagaaaagataaataaacCACATAACATCTATCGTATTAGCACAATAAGCTTGTACTGCTTCTTAATAACTGAAAGTTGTCTGCAATTGCCTCTATTGCTTCACAGTTTATCATGTTTGATTAAGAACTTTTGACCTAGACTTGCAGTCTAAAATAAACACATTTTTAAGATAAGTATACTCTCACTTTAAAATTTAGAAGAATATGCACAAAATAAATTGGCTGATATGCTTTCAAGAATTGGACGACTTTGCATCCAGAACCACCGGAAGCAAACACTCAATTACTTTTATTTCGACATTTTTCTTTGTATAAACAGCAAAAATAACTTCTCGTGACAAAAATCCAATTTTATTACTTTCCATCCATGGATGTATGATCTTTTTTTCTGCAGCTTGTTTGCCGATCACCATATATGTAAATGTTCTTATTTAATTACCCATTTTTAAGGACAACTGATCAGTAAATAAGGGATAGGAAATAAATCAAATACAGAAACTCAAGCACCATCTTCatccagaaaagaaaaaataataataataagaagaagaagaaagaaagaaagaaactcaAGCAacatccaaaaaaataaaatactgcCAAAGCAACATCcattaagattaaaaaaataaatgattaaGACTGCCAAAGCATTTGTTTTGATATTTGAATGTGCATAATGAATTTATTTAaagataataaatatacaattcaaattaaaaagtaactaaatagtagaaaataaatataaatttaataaaatattatttgattaaaaaaaatgaaacatttcaCTTGTGATGTTTTAAGTAGATTAAGGAGTGTGGAATGGGGAATAAAGACTATAATCAAACATGTGATTAGTGGGTGGTGGTGTGGGGTTGGAGTAGAACCAACATTGATGAATCAAATCAAAAAAGCTATACATATTCATTGACAAAAAACCGTTCTTTCTTGTggtaagttataatatatatcagCCACAcatgaataaaaaattaaaacttgcaTTAGACGAACCAAGATTGATCAATAAAGCaaccaaacaaagaaaaaacaaatcttTCTTAACTTGTGATGAGTTTTAAACTAAAAGGGTAATtattaaaatcaagaaaaatgcAAAATGACATCACAGTATTACCACACAAACAAGAAGAGCTCACTGTTAACTGTTAAGCCATTCTTTCTTGTGGTAAATTTAAAGAGCACAACAACTTGATGGTAATGGAATAATAAAGATACTACAATCAACCCCACATGAGCTAAAACTGAAACTTGCGTTAGAGGAACCAAGATTAATCAATTCagcaacccaaaaaaaaaaaaaaaaatctttcttagCTTGTGATGAGTTTTAAACTAAAAGGGTATGtattaaaatcaagaaaatgcaAAATGAAATGACAGTTTTAGCACACAAACTAGAAGAGCTCATGGAGACTTACTTAGAGCGAGCAGAATATTGGTATTATGAGAATTAAAGAGTAAGtggagaaaaaagagaagattttttatttatatattatagaGAAGTGGTGATCAAAATGAGAGAGAAAGCCAGAAAGTTCTCCTAAGAAGAAGTAAAAAGAATGTAACGCCTAAGTGCCAACATGTTCTAGACCTTCCCAGAGGCCTCAAGGCGGTGCTTGTAATTCGGGTCGTCCTGCCCCGTTTGTTAGTTGACATGTGGGTTTGGGCCAATGGAAGGAAGTAGCCAAAGGCTGAAGTTATGGATTCAGGATTGGCCTTCGTgaggctggtctttaatttttgtccctcaaattggaggtctttaacttttttttttttaaaaaattcggaagacgtaaatttttttaaaaaaaatcggaaAACAGAGTTTTGCAAATTCTGGCCATATAATTTGCAgtaagaccaccaatttgaaggacaaaaattaaagaccatcccaaatGAAGGATAATCCGCGCACAAAAAGGTTTGTTACCAACAATGGGTGATTTACGAAAATGGCCTTGAAATTGGATAGTCTTGAATTTTTGATCTAGGGTGGCTTATGGCTAAAATTTCAAGTTTGACCTTGAAAGTTTATCCATAGAGCAAGTGGAGGCCAAAAGTTTAAGATCATTCATTTTCAAAGTCATTCTTAAATATTTGGTGAAGCCATAATTTTTACTAACGgggtttaaaatataaaaaagtaaacacacaaagaAGCTAAACAGAGTTCaacgtctactatatatacataaaatataattttaaccATATATAAATAGTGTAATTTTCCGCCGAAGGGGGTTCGGCCCTTCCTCCCTCCACCCTTGGTTTTTATaaatcaacaaaattaaatGATCTTTCACTTGCGCAAATCTCTCCAAAAAATACATATCACAAATTATGatagatttttatttatttcctctgtTCTAAAGGAATGATGAAGTTTGAAGTACGAGAGGTCAAATCATCTAATTTTCATCtcaatttgaattttaatttctcAATAGTTTGTaaacccgtttggccataaaaattgttagctttttttttctttaaaaaataaataaataattttttgttttatttgaaaatttcaaattcaacttgaagttgtatttcaaatttgaaaaacaacttaTAACCTACTATTCAACTCACTTTGCACTTTTGAAGTTGTATTATAGTACATTCAAACGCGAATATTATTCCTAATATTCTTTACAAAgagtataaccaaacacaactccatcttccaCTCCAATTCTATAAgcggaaaagggtaaaaaatgcccTTAAACTATGCGAAATGAACAAAAATGACCTCCGTTCATATTTTGGTCTAAGAATGCCCTTAAACTAtacaaaattgaacaaaaatgtccctattgttacttaattgggtcaaaaatgcccttttCCTAATAAAcatattgtttcttttctttttaaacacattatttttataaaaatattattttaaagaaacattttcttgtttcttttcttttaaaatctcTTTACCTAATAAaaaagtgggagataattatttttcttcttaatctcaatttatcaattaaaataaaattaccccctgtactttttaaaatgataatatatatcatatatataagatcatAGTAACGacatcattatttttcatttagtTAACGATAGAATTCGTTTAcctaataaaatagaaaatattcttttatttttaatctttttcgAATTGAAGTAGGATAAGCATTTGATAATGTAATCCTtggttttaaagttaaaataataaGGGTCAACAATAACTCCATCGATGATaacttaaagatattttgtgATTTGAAGCAATGtaatatattttcttgttttatggcattatgattgttgtttttAACTCTAAAACTAAGGATTACATCAGCAAATGTTTATCCTACTTCAATTcggaaaagattaaaaaataaaaatattttctattttattaggTAAAAGAATTTTATGGTTATCCAAACGAAAATTAATGATGTGGTTGctatgatcttatatgtatgatatatattacCAGTTAAAAAGTACATAGGCTAATTTTAGTTTAATTGATAAAACgagattaagaagaaaaaaaataatctccCACTTTTTTATTAGGTAAAgagattttaaaagaaaataaacaagaaaagGCTTCTTTAAAAATGATGtgtttcaaaagaaaagaaacaatatgTTTATTAGGaaaagggcatttttgaccTAATTAAGTAACAATAGGggtatttttgttcaatttcgtATAGTTTAAGGGCATTCTTGGACAAAACTATGAACTGAGTCCATTTTTGTTCATGACACATAGTTTAAGggcattttgacccttttccgttctattaaagtgaaaaatatttgaaagggaaaagggtcaaaaatgcccctctactttccaaatttgggtaaaaatacccctcctattaaagttttcaaatatatcttGGAAATTCTCAAATCCCAAAAAACCGATTTGATTTTAAACCGCTccaaaagggtcaaaaatacagAGCCACTAGGCCCCTCACACAtatctttttatttagttggcCAAAATATTCCGTTAAATTTTCATTaaggtaggggtatatttgaaaacttttaaaagggtattttttcccaaattatAATGGAAAGTTTTCAAACATACCCCTATCTtaatgtttggaaaattgttaACACTTCTATAAttagaattattttaatttatatatcaTGCTCTTAGCATAAAAGACTCAACGAATGTTTAATATGTTTTATTGTTTTGTTGGATATattgaaagaggaaaaaattaCCTAGTAGGACATTTTTTGTGTGTAAAAAAATACACAAAGTTACAAACAACCTATATAAAATTTCAATGTGTTTGTCCTTGCATGTAACAACTATGGActctttaccaaaaaaaaaaaaaaaaaaaaaaaaaaaacgacaacaacaacaatggacTAATATCTAGCTGGGATCTAAATTAGTAGAAGGGTACATTACTCTGGCCCACTCTAAAGTGAAGATAATTCCAATCAAATTATGAATGACTTTTATGATTGTGAAGACCCCAAAGTAATATAGTGAATTTACTCACATATATAGCCTTTTATTTAGTTGCAACCTATATTTCAAGAAATACACCAAGCACTTACATTATTAAGACTTTATTGCACGATTCTCACATACTACACATCAAATTCACTTAAGTAACTTCCtacccccaccaaaaaaaaaaaaaaaaaattaaaaaaataaatatatatatatatatatatatatataactaagtAAACGCTCTATTAGAGCTACGTTTAACTCTTATGTTCTAATTTTCGGATATATATTTAGTACATGTGGTTTGAATTTTCATTTGGTGGTATGATTTTGGGCTGAAAGAATCATCAGAATAATAAAATGTCAACTTTAGGAATCATGTGACTCTGAGTATCATAgattttcaaactttttttatagattttccttttcttgttttttctggACATCATCATTTGATTACAACCAATTCGTTGGATTCTCTCGCTTTCCCAAAGTAGTAAAAAATGTTAGGATTTTcaacccttttccctatttgaaatctatggccaaacgcctataAATGTTTGTATATTGAAAATTGTAAGTAACACTTCTATAAttagaattattttaatttatttatcatCCTCTTAGCCGTAAATAAAAGACTCAACGAATGTTTAATATGTTTTATTGTTTTGTTGGATATATTGAAAGAGGAAAAATTACCTAGTAGGAcattttttgtgtataaaaatacACAAAGTTACAAACAACCTAGTACGGTGAGAATCATTTTAATGTGTTTGTCCTTGCATGTAACAACTATGGActctttaccaaaaaaaaaaaaaaaaaaaaaaaaaaaaaaaccaacaacaacaactatggaCTAATATCTAGCTGGGATCTAAATTATTAGAAGGGTACATTACTCTGGCCCTGTACTCTAAAGTGAAGATAATTCCAATCAAATTATGAATGACTTTTATGATTGTGAAGACCCAAAGTAATATAGTGAATTTACTCCAAATATATATAGCACTTACATTATTAAGACTCAAATGTGCAACATATATTTCAAGAAATACACCAAGCACTTACATTATCAAGACTTTATTGCACGATTCTCACACCaagcacttatatatatataacaacaacaacatcaaataagtTCAATCGCGTGTGGAATGTTAGAACGTAATATCTTACCCCCACCTCGCTTGGTAGGGAGAGCTTTCGaaagttaaatatatatatatattactattatatataagagcaaatgtgaggacttttgtagtcctcacaataatttcctaattttttaaaaactttttaatgaattacttttatgtcctaattttatttatttaagtcaattttttgttttttatttttaaagtctacttttcaaaaagcTATCGAACTTTTGGTGaatttttgtagtcctcacaataattttcaattttttttttaaaactttttaattaattacttttaggtcctaatcttatttatttaagtcaatttttttgtttttgtttttaaagtctactttttaaaaggtatcgaacctcctacctcatttttcacgttctttgattttcgattggtgctcgatatccacgttgagcccaattaatccggaTAATAATCGCCGCACCGCATCGCGCCTAtcggggagcgcttcctccaaagattttttttccatatccatgttcgaacccctaatcctcGATTAAGAGAGGAGCAGGTGGAGTCCTCCAtccgcacaagttaaattatgtatttttcttaaaagttcattaactatgtatagattatttatttagaactaaataacttcgtaaaattaggatacataagttataatgtcgaTCTgcggttccaaatttgatttgaattaaataatttcatcaaaatggaagttaaaatattaaaggagtggaatgaaaattttgctttcatataactACCACTCGTGGGGCAAAATTTCTGATAGGTATATGTTGTTCGTTGAActttagttgttattgttgtacaCTCgctactaacacaaattatattctttagtcaatttttaaaatatctacttttatattttgagttactacataactagtatatatatatatatattactaagtAAACACTCTAGCTTAGAGCTACACTTAACTCTTATGTTTCTAACTTGTTGCGGATATATATTTAGTACATGTGGTTGAGCTGAATTTTCATTTGGTGGTCCTTACTGATTTTGGGCTCAGAAAGACTCATCAGAACACTCATAAACCGTATCAACTTTAGGAATCATGTGACTCTGAGATTCATAGATTTTCAAGTTACATTTTTCTAATAGCAAGAACAATGCCTTTGTTCTTCaagattttccttttcttgtttttcttctttgttagTACATCATCATCCCTTGATTACAACCACCCGTTGGATTCTCTCACTCTATCTGAACTCAGTCAAGTGAAAACAATAGTCAAAAAGTCCTATGTTTCCCTCAATGTAACCTTTCATTATGTTGGCCTAAATGAACCAGAGAAACCATTAGTCCTTTCATGGCTATCAGCCAATCATCCCACCAAGACTCCACCCCGCCAAGCTATTGTTATTGCGCGAATTGATCAAAAACACATGAAATCATCGTAGACTTATCGAGTGATTCGATGATATCAGATAAAATCTATGATGGACATGGTTACCCCATGCTTACCTTTCAAGAAGAGAAAGCTGCCGATAAGTTACCATTTGCTTATCCACCATTTATATCCTCCATAAAGAAGAGAAGGCTAAAGCTAAAAGAAGTGGCATGCCAAAGCCTCACTGTTGGATGGTATGGAGAGAAAATGAAGAGTAACAGAATGGTTAAACTCATGTGCCATTACTTAGATGGCACTGTTAATCTTTGGATGAGACCTATTGAGGGGATTACAATAATTGTTGTTCTTGATCAAATGAAAATCGCGAGGTACGTTGATCGTTTGATGGTTCCGGTCCCTAAAGCTAATGGGACAGATTACATGGAACCAAAGCAGAAGCCTCATTCCAAATTGCAACTAGATGGCATAAAAATAGTACAGCCTGATGGACCAAGTTTTACTCTAGATGGAAACACAGTGAGGTAAAAGAACAAAAAGTTTAGTAGCTTTCGATAAACCAAAGTATAGTTAGTTGTTGAATGACACGTTTTTTCCTGAATTTAGGTGGGCTGACTGGAAGTTCCATGTAGCTTATGATATGAGAGCAGGAATAGTCATATCAC
This portion of the Lycium ferocissimum isolate CSIRO_LF1 chromosome 1, AGI_CSIRO_Lferr_CH_V1, whole genome shotgun sequence genome encodes:
- the LOC132047256 gene encoding heat shock 70 kDa protein 8, with the protein product MAEQAYTVVSDSETTGEEKTSPAFPEIAIGIDIGTSQCSVAVWNGSQVELIRNTRNRKLMRSYVTFKDEVPAGGVSDELAHEYDMLSGAAIFNMKRLIGRVDTDPVVHASKSLPFLVETLDIGVRPFIAALVNNMWRSTTPEEVLAIFLIELRAMAEAKLRRPVRNVVLTIPVSFSRFQLTRIERACAMAGLHVLRLMPEPTAVALLYAQQQQQSAHENMGSGSEKIALIFNMGAGYCDVAITATAGGVSQIKALAGSTVGGEDLLQNLMHHLLPNMDDLFSSHGIEDIKRMGLLRVATQDAIHKLSSDTSVPVDVDLGNRTKISEVLQRAEFEEVNKEVFEKCEALIKRCLQAAKLEAEDMHDVIIVGGCSYIPKVRNIVMSMCKREEFYSGMNPMEAAVRGAALEGAVASGISDPFGNLDLLTIQATPLSIGIQADGSNFIPIIHQHTTTPVRKEQIFTTVHDNQTEALILVYEGDEKTEEENYLLGYFKIRGIPPLPKGVPQINVCMDIDASNVLRVFAGVMMPGEKHSPTPFMEVRMPTVDDGQGWSAKALHKTYGSTLDLVTVQKKGQH